CCTCCCTCCAGCCTCCCTTTGTTGGCCGCCGCCGtctggggagaaggggggggcgGCTTCCTGCAGGAGAGGAGTCCGGCGGATCCTCCTTGGCCCCCCTCCAGCCCTCACTGGAAGCAGGGCCTCCCTCTAGGCTCAGGCCTTGTGAGGATCCCTCGGGGATGGGGCTGTGCTTCCAACTGCCCCCAGGGAACCTAGAGATGAGCTGCTCAGTCGGCTCCAAGGGGCAAGTGTGGCTGCCTGCATGCCGTGCCGGACCTTTCACGGGTTCCGTGCCTACTGGGCAGCCTCGCCGGCAGTTCGGTGGGCTCCTGGAAGGGTGCTGGCTTGATTCTGTCACGGCTTCCGGGCCAGCTGGCTCCCCCCACAGCCCAGGGCAGAGAAATGCAGGGGCCAGAGAACCAGCAGGGGGGAGCGGCTCCCTTCCGATCCACTGGTGAATCCAGCGGCGGGGGGTGGCGGAGACCTCTCCCTTTGACATCCCCTTAATAATAGTAAAAAGTAatctgtaaaataaaaataaatcataccTATTTAAACTGCAATCAGAAAAATATCTACCAAAATTCCCCCCTCCCGCTGGGTTTCCACCCCTCCTTACAGTTCTGGAAGGGAGGAAGCAGTGGCGGTCCCACAAGGACTGGTATGGGGGCCGgtgctgtttgttttttctgcaaGCTGGGGGGGTGAACAGTGTAGTGCTAATTTTGCAGATGACAAATAATTATTcgggatggtgaaaaccaaagccAGCTGGGAAGAGCTCCAGGGGGGGAGTGGGCGACAGTGTGGCCAGTGAAGTTCAACGCAGGCAAGTATAAGGTGATGCACGCTGGGACAAAAAATCCAAACTTCAAGTGAAATATCAGCAACCGCAACGATAATGCTTGTAGACCGATCAGTGTCACACTCTGATGGGTGAACAaagtccccacaatacagctggggccaCGAGGAGCGGCTCGTCCAAGctcacctgctaagctcatggcagtggtagggattcaaaccagcagagtgctgatgtgcagccaaaccacttaaccactgtgctacagattCTCCGTGGGGTTAGAGTGGAGAGCTCAATGGAGTGTCAACCCAGCGCGCTGCAGCAGTCAAAAAGGCAAAAAATGTTGGGGATTATTAGGCAAAGGATTCAAAATAAAACAGCCCCTCTTAGGATGCCCCCACAGAGATCTAGGGTGCCGCCTCACTTGGCATCTGTGCGCAGTTCCGGTCACCCTCCCTCGACCAGGGCACTgcggagctggaaaaagtacagaagagggcagccACGATGGTTAGGGGGTTGGAATGcgtgtcctatgaggaaaggcggAAGAATCTGGGACTTCcgagtttagaaaagagacgggtgggggggtggggggacaggatAGAGATGTATATAATCGTGCATGGGGGAGACTCAGGgggcagagagaactttttctccctctccccgcaTGCTAGAACTgaagggcatccaatgaaactgatgggcGGTAGATTccggacagacaaaaggaaatatttctttatataAGCAATTAAAGCATGCAATTCCCTGCCACTGGATGTAAtaatggccacaggcacagagagCTTTAAAAAGGGTTTAAGACCGATggatggaggacaggtctatcagtggctgctGGATTTCCACACACTGTGCAAAgccgaattattcaggaaggttttttacacaggtaatagagcTGCCCTGTAATGAAAcaattcagaaagatgctttggtgaaGGGACTGTGAACTTTACAGCTGCCAACACCATGTAATGTCTGTTGCTGTATCTTCttactaggtaatttctgcatcatttaaccagaggagttagccatgatagtctgtagttgcaaaatagtaaagagtccagtagcacttttaagactatccacctttattgtagcataagctttccagaaccacagctctcttcattagatgcttCTGATGCAGTTGtagttctccaaagcttatgctacaacaaagaaCGGTTagccttaaagatgctactggatgctttactattttgcatcatttaacgTGTCCTGTTCTGCTCTGTTTTAGGTTTCTGGTTGTTTTCACATTTTTGCACTCCAGACCATCACACACTGTTTACTGGATGCCCCCTCCTCTAGATTGTATTGACTTGagctgtgtaatttgccttggatcTTGGtgcaaaaggcagactataaataatgtaaataaaataaaaaaatatattgctgGCACCTCACTTCAAACAACCTGATGATCTCTCCCGTTGTTTAACAGCAACGGGGGCCAgaaggaacggggggggggggggattcacagCAAAACGGGGCTGAGCAGCGGCCTCCAGCGCCACCTTCTGGAAGTGGCCTCATCCAGCAGGGATCTTTTTCTGATCCCAAGTATGTTTTATTTTCTGGTCACTGACCAGATCACTGGGATCAGAGTCTGCAATGCTACGCTTTTTCCATTTTCGTCTTTAATATGGCGCTTTTTAATTTGCCACCAGAGAGAAGTGAGAATCATATCCAcaaagcttttctttctttctttctttctttctttctttctttctttctttctttctttctttctttctttctttctttttctttctttctttctttctttctttctcttccttcctcattTCTCTTTACTCTTCTTTCTTCATAACATAGTATGTGGGGGAGCGCTGTTCTGCAAAGCAGAGCAACAATGAAGAAAGTTTGCTAGGCCACAGCTTCATGGCATTTCTTTAGCTTCTCGTTTGGATCCATCATTGCCCCAAAATGAGGACATCGGCTGCTCCAAAGAGCGACGCATCTGGGCACAAGGGCAGCAGAGTGGGGCAGTCCCTTGCCTGCAGGCTCCATTGCCAGGTGCTTTGGATTTCCAAGACACAAGTAAGACATTTGCCTTGGGAGTCCACCAGCTTCCCTTTGTGAACATCTGGCAATCCCAAAGTGGGTCTCGCCCCTATCAAGGATGCACCGTTGCAATAAGAGTAGGGAGAGTTGGGTAGGGTTAGGGTCACACCAGTGCTCAgtcctcgtggccccttcttacatgtccagggtaatgccgatcaccaacTTGGGAGCAGGAAACAGTTTTCTCCAGGACAGTTTGGCTAGGGAGCCTGACGTGGTTTTGCcgccttctgggcatggagcaggggggtcactgggtgtgtgtgtgtgggggggaggaggtagttgtgaacttcctgcattgtgcagggggttggactagatgaccctggaggtcccttccaaccctgtgattccaTGAGAGTCGTTCTAGTTGCAGCTCCGTTAATCCACCCAAAGGTCACATTTACTTCATTTGCTGCAGCTGAGCTCACGGCAGCTGCGTGTCTGGGCACTGCTTGTGCTCCTCCCTCCTGCCATGTTTGGGCACGAGCTCCCATCATGCTACGGGAAGGGCATTCTGACCTCATGCCCATCAGGCCTGTGCAGGGGGGGCTCTGCGTAGCCAAGCCCTTCCTGCCGACCCGGTCAGATGGCCAGCCAGTGCCTGGGCAGGGGCAGCCCCCCTGTCTCTGCAGCCCCAGGAGAGCGACAAGCTAGAGGGGCTCGCCCAGGTCTCCTCACCTCACCAAGGATCTTGTGGAACTGGAAAGGGGGCAGAAAATGGCGCCCCAAACGTTCAAGATGCCCTCCGAGGAAAGGCTTCAGCGTTTGGGGGTTTACAGCCTAGAAAAAAGATGGCTGGGGTGCATGGATAGGTATGTTATACAATTGTGTTTAGAGAAAATGAAGAGactttttccttcctctcccaaaTAACTCGAACTCAGAGCCACCCAGTTAACTGGCAATAGGTTTAGGACACAAAAGCAGGACTTCTCCCAAACCTGCGCCGCAAAGATACCGTGACGGCCACTGGCTTAGGTGGCGGGGAAAGGACATCAGACACATTCCCCCCAGACAGCTCCACCCCTGCCTCTTGGCCATGGTAACGAAATGGAGCCTCTGTGAACGGCAGCAGCACACCCCTGGCTGCCAGGTCTGGGAGTAAACAGGGAGCTGGGTAGCAGCCGGCGGCCTCCTCTTCTCTGCTTCCTGCCTGGACACTGTGCGAAACAGCCTGCTGGGCTGGACGGCCCTTTGGCCTGAGCCCGCAGTCTGAATCTGGGTACCCAGCATTGTGCAGGCCTGTGGCAGCTGAATCAGCAGTGCTCAGGGAGGGGACACCCACCCTGGCTCCCATGGCCATGCCTTGGCCGCCCGACggcccctggcaatggcagggttAAACAGCCTGGGTCTCCCCAGATGCCAAGCGCACCCCAGGGAGCTCAAAGGATGGCACATAAACCCAGGGAGGCAAAGCATCAAGAAGAGAATGCCGCACAGCGGAGGAGCAGGTGGACTCCAGCATCCCCACAGGTAGGCGGTCCAGCCCTGGCTCCACTGTATGCGCCTCTGGCAGGGTTTAGGGGAGGCAGGCGGCTCATTCACCAGGCTGTGAGCTGAAGCCGTTCCTGTCTGTGGGCTGAGGAAGGGAAGGAGCGCCACGTGCCTGAGTTTTTGCACCTGGGCTGGGTGTCCACGGACACCAAAGGAAGTTCTTTCTGAATTGCTCAGGAGGAGGCTGGGGGTCTCCCTCTGTGCCCTGTGACTCACGGCTCCAGCAGACCAACAGCTCTGCCCTGGCAGCTGCCGACCACTTCCCACTCCTGGAGAGAGGCAGCAAAAGTGGCTGAGTTGtgaatgtatgtatgcatgcatgcatgcatttatAGCCAAGCTTTCTCACTGacaatccaaggcagattacagaataagGAATATTGCAATCAGACAACATAAAACCAtcaatgaacaatgtaataggactagaagtacagaattagaaaaccCAAAACTGCTTAGGGCTAGGTATAGTATAAACCATATAGAAAGTAgaattacaaaggtagaagacaatgcGGGGAAAGCAAGGCGACACCAGGAGGGACCACTGCTGTAGATGACAACCGCGTCCCCTTATAAAAGCCCCTCCTGATTGTTCCATTACACAGAAGTTCTGATCTTTTTTCCAAAATGCCTTTGGAACATTTTTAGTTCGCACGTCCTGTGGAATGACGGGTACAGgagccctcctgacctcctcaggtagtccttttttattattatttattgtatttatctcCCGCcgtccccgcaagtgggctcagggcgggtcacaacagaagataaaatacacaaagataaaatcacaattaacacagcttctaataaaacacctgctcaccgtataaaaaccatatagcatctgacggaggtggaggtgcggcttagcCACGCgaggtcgctcatatatggggtgTGGggggtcaataccccctacagacatagaggagactgggagagaggctcattggGTGAGAGCCGCCGGTGAGAAGAGAGGCAAGCGGGCAGCGCCAGTCTTACccttttgcagggtggcacctcaGAAATCGTTGCCTAGAGGAGCAGAGCTGTAGCAGCAGAGCAAAGCAGAGGCGGAAGTCCTGCAGGTGGGTGAGTCCAACGCCGTTCAGAGCTTTGCAGGTGacaaccagaaccttgaattaaaCTCTGTAACTGATTGATAATCAATGGAATGCCTGTGGAATGGGTGTGGCACGCATGCTCCACTCGCTCTCAGTAGCAGCCAGGCTGTGGTGTtctgtatagagatgggcacgaattggattatgacccaaaaaaccgcacgaaccaggctggttcatggtttgcgaaccactggttcatggaagcttgtttccacgaacttccacgaactggtctactggttcgtttgggtcgtaaaggggcagtttaaatggccatataaacttttcctgcggcttgcaagtggcaggtccctttaaactatcagctggcaggcggtgggggggatcccagccccagccccacacttaccttggccTGCAGGTCCACAgcatcctccccttcctcccgctgtggtggccatttgaggggcgggaaggccgtttccGGCTTCCTCCGCCACTGTGCAGGcccactgctaagcggccagaaaggggcatttgaaccccacgaaccacgaactggttcgtaaactggccgcagttcatgccagttcgtggttcttggttcatgaaaatccacgaaccacgaacctcatgttagggttttttgtggttcgtgcccatctctagttctgtaccaactggagtttctaaGTTAACTTTAAGGGTGGGCCAATGTAGAGTATATCACAGTAGTCTAGCCATGAGGTAACCATAGCACGGATCCATGTTGTCAGGTCAGCTGGGTCAAGGCAGTGGGCCCTCTTGCAGGCCAAATGGAGGTGGAAGGAAGTAAAGCTTTGCAGCTGAATcaatttgcttctccagcagtaagtCCGAGGCCAGGCTGAGTCAGGaaaggtcagctgaaccccattatATGTGGGCCCCACAGTGCCCTCCAGGGCCTCGGCCTCCCAACCAGCACCAGCTCTGTCTTGCCAGGACCCTGTTTCACATTGTTCACTCTCAGCAGCCAGGCACGAATTATGGACTCACTGCTGGGCCCTCTCTGCCGTGGTGGCTGACAAGTGTGGCCAGATTCACAGGGAAGCCAGCCTGGCCTGGGGCTTCTGGGGGCTCAGTGCTTCCAAGGCTCCATTAAGCTTCTGCCCCCAGGTAGGAATGAAAGCTCCAAGGCTGCTGGTAGTGGGATGAAGATGCATGCAATGCGGAGAAGGTGCCTGGCGGTCGCAGGGCCTCCGGGAGGCAGGGCACGAAACGGAGGGGCTGGCTTAAAAGATCAGCGTTTTAAAATCAGCAAGAGAGTTGAAATAGGATTGTGTGAAGATTTGCTGGGTGGCACACCGCCACTGCAGTGCCCTCAATGGTGGATCTTTCACCAGAGGCCAGGAGTGAAAAGtgggctatggttgttgtgggttttccgggctgtattgccgtggtcttggcattgtagttcctgacgtttcgccagcagctgtggctggcatcttcagaggtgtagcaccaaaagacagagatctctcagtgtcacagtgtggaaaagatgtaggtcatttgtatctactcaggaggggtggggttgagctgagtcatcctgtaagagtttcccagggtgtggaatgctaatggcgggaggcttcactgtatcctgaggaggttcttttgcatatggttcttttgcacatcaagtaccaatccatatgcaaaagaacctcctcaggatacagtgaagcctcccgccattagcattccacaccctgggaaactcttacagaatgactcagctccaccccacccctcctgagtagatacaaatgacctgccaacatcttttccacactgtgacactgagagatctctgtcttttggtgctacacctctgaagatgccagccacagctgctggcgaaacgtcaggaactacaatgccaagaccacggcaatacagcctggaaaacccacaacaaccatcgttctccggccgtgaaagccttcgacaatacatcgaaaagtGGGCTGTTGACAAGGCCTCCACTTTTGGTTCTCCCGATACCACAGccaagctcagctataataattaattgtatgctgatggacctaagacaagcagtgatttcttatgcGTGTTGCGCTATAAGCAGTTCACCATTGCTTAGTAACTttgagaagctgtgtttagttacattgagtactgAAAGCAACCATTCAGAGCTTTATCTCAGAAGTTGACGGTATAATAGCATGGTTTGTCAGATTATCTTCAGccagaaaggaattcttaaaaggtaacatactcaAGACAACGGCTTATTCTGTAGTGTCACACATGTGCCAATGTGATAAGAGCCGACTTTGCACTTAAAAGGTGACATGCATACTGTACTGTAAccgcagcttagaaagcctcagtatctgtgtagtcagaactatgtactgtccctttcacaattggtactcatgggaattgtagtcccccccctccaatatagaagtttattgtagtcTTCCTGTGAAGATGTTAAAAGTTTATGGTCCACCTTCCTCCGTATGTTCGGCATCTTACCCcgtcaagcaaggatgcaacagctatcatgaatttaccgcttgtctacaaatgaatctggaccaataaagatgtatcttgcttctgattgaactatgtcttgtttactggctccaactttaagtaaggattcctttacaaTCTaggagcctcgctacaagtgacatcttccacgcgaacggcacttgatcattttcgcaagtctttctgggtactgaagtccctctcccacaccccttttccttctgttccttcccctctccgttagcacggctgcctgaagagacggagaaagcctacggcaacagcagcttttgcaaatcgtcttgctggggggtgggggatgctctggagaaagctgacatgtcggtgaagtcctcccctctctgttagaactgttaggatcgctgccttaaaagtcagagaaagcctgcgtttgcaaatcgtttctctagtcgcaagcctgctctcaatgatctttgggggcgggcagctgcaactttcttagctttctctagagtattttccccccctccccgagcaagacgattagcaaagttgcagtgggcagctcggggagggggggaatactctagagaaagctaagaaagttgcagctgcccgcccccaaagatcattgagagcaggcttgctctcttcaggcagccgtgctaacagagaggggaaggaacagaaggaaaaggggtgtgggagagggacttcagtacccagaaagacttgcaaaaatgatcaagtgccgttcgcgtggaagatgtcacttgtagcgaggctctgagtcaAAACAGGCAGCGCGTTAAAGCTACCTGGAAGTAAGCATTTCttctcagctgcttccagaatagctTTAACGCGCTGCGATATATactatgaaccaatcatattgtaattcAGTACAGTGATATTGTGATGTCAAAAATGCTATAAAAACGttgctgctcaagggaggagccagagggaaacaATTTGGTGGGGTTTCTAAGGCCTGGTTTCCCTCCCGCTGTTGCAACAACGAAATAAATCTAACCCTCACCTCTTACCCCTGGCCCCCCGTGTCTCACTGGGTGGGGCACTGGAAGAGATTGCCTTTTGCAGGCCTCACTCCTCCATCACCAACGGGGCTCCAGGGCAGGATTTCAGAAGCAGGGCAAGGGGAGACCCCATTGTGTGGGTGCTGGGGGATGCAatccctctctccttctctctctctctgtcgctTGAATTTGTGTTCCGCCTTTctgccaaggagctcagagcagtttgcacatttctccctcccccctttattgtatccttacaacaatcctgcaaagtaggttaggttgaaagacaGTGACCTTTGCAGCAGTGGGAGGGTTGGCACCCAGGTCTCCCTGATCGTTGCAGGCCGCTCCGAGCACTGCTCTTCACCCGCTCCTCTGTCGCCACGGGCTGCAGCACACCCACTTCGCAAAGCTAAGGGAATGCAAAGACTTCATGCTCTGCTTCGACAATCGTCCCCAAAACCAGGTCACTTGTCCTGCCCATGTCCCTAGAGGCGGACTCACTCCCCTTGGACACGGAGACCCAGTGTCCCTTCCACCAGACTGGGCTCAGGCAGGGACCCTGCAGAAGAGACACCGCCCCGCCCCCTCCACTGCTGCCACAAGTGTTCCCTACTAAACCGAGGAACCCACTCGAAATATAGCCCCAAAAGGGTGAGAACACAACAGTAGGGTGCAATGCAAATAAAGAAATACACAATACAGCCAAGCCAATATATTGGAGTACAAAAGTGTTCCCTGGCACTAGGAAAGCAGCACAGGGGCTCAGACCTACCATTGATGGGGAAATTTACTCTCAGCTTCTCCTTCTGGTTTCCCAGGAATAGCACTGGCGCCATGATGCACTCCAACCAGACCGAAGACAGCCCCCTGCTCTTTATTTTGAGAGACATCCCAGGACTGGGCTCCGCACACCGCTGGCTGCTGATCCCACTGGGCTCCATGTACCTCATCTCCTTCCTCGGGAACAGCACCATCCTGGCCGTCatccgggccgggccgggcctccACGCCCCCATGTACCTCTTCTTGTGCATGCTGGCGCTGGCCGACCTGGGCCTTTCGGCCTCCACTCTGCCTTCCATGCTGAGCGTTTTCCTGCTGCGTTCCAGAGCGGTGAGGGCCGAGGCCTGCTTCGCCCAGCTGTTCTCCATCCACACCTTTGCGATCATCGAATCCGCCGTTCTTTTGGCCATGGCCTTCGACCGCTTCGTAGCCATCTGGAACCCTCTGAGGTACGCCTCCATCTTGACCAGTTCTACGGTCGTCAAGATAGGCCTGGCCATGGTCCTCCGGGCGGTGGTCCTGCATCTCCCCCTGCCCTTCATGCTGAGGCAGCTCAGATACTGCGGGGCCAAGGCGCTTTCGCACTCCTACTGCATCCACCCAGACGTCCTCAAGCTGGCCTGTGTGGACACTCACATCAACAGCGCCTATGGCATGTTTGTGGTGATATCCACGTTGGCGCTGGACTCTGTCCTCATCCTCCTTTCGTACGCCATGATCCTAAAGACGGTgctgagcattgccacctggcAGGAGCACCTGAAGGCCCTCAACACCTGTGTCTCCCACATCTGTGCCGTCCTCCTCTTTTACACCCCAACCCTGAGCCTCTCCATGGTCCACCGCTTTGGGGAGAGAATGGCCCCCCAGGTCTACCTGCTGCTGTCCTACCTCCACTTCCTCCTGCCTCCTGTGCTCAACCCTGTGATATACAGCGTGAAAACCAAGGAGATCCGGCGACGGCTGCTCAGGACGTTCCACCGGAAGGGATCGGGGAGCAGCCAGTGAAGGCCGAAATCCACGCATGTCTCTCGGGACGGCTGTTTTGCCCTTCAGGGGGGAGACTGGTGAGTGGGAAGCCCAGGGAGGCCACTGCTCCGCCGGGGGAGGGTTCAGGCTCTGTTGAAGCAGCTAAGCTGCGGTGTCAGAGCATCCGGGGAGCCCGGCAGGATCAGCCCTTCAGAGCTTTGGGTGCACCCTCTTTCGCTCAGCAGCCAGCCACTTACTCGGGTGGGGCGACACCCAAGCCCtgccctgctgcctcctcccagcACTGGAGTCCAATGGATTCCTGCTTCTGTCGATGGATATTCTCTTTCTTCATGCTGGCTAATACCTGTTGATGGACTTCCCTCCCATGCATCTAATCCCTTTTCAAGCCTgcttggtgtcatggttaagagcggtgggactctaatctggagagccaggtttgattccccccctcctctgcttgatgacgttggctcagtcacagctctctcagagctctctcagccccacccacctcacagggcgcttgctcttgtggggataatagtggcaCACATTGTAagacactctgagtgggcattcggTTGTTGCGAGGgaggtatgtaaatcaaatgttgttgttgcctgTGCTTGTGGCCCTCACTTCTTGCACTGGCAGGGAGTGCCACAGCCAAACGGCTCCCGGAGCAAAGAAGTGTTTCCTTCGGTCTGTTTTGATCCATTTCCCAACGATCCATTGGCTGCCCCTGAGCTCTAGTATTACGAGGGAGGGCGGGACAGCGCCCTCCCTTCGCCCCATGCGCAACCGTGTTAACCtctagcagcccccccccattcgctgcctttccccccaaactAATAAGCCCCGCCACAGGAAAATGCCCCTCCATACCTGGACCACCTTGGCTGCCCCTCCTGGCACGTTTTTCAACTTTGCAGTCCCTTTTATGAGCTGCAAGAACCAGAACTGCGCACAGCACACCCATGAGGCTGCACCAGGGCTCTATACAAGGACATGACAAGATTGGCCATTTAAGTCTCAACTTCTGCTGTCGTGTTCTGGCTCCGATAGCCAGGGCTTGTAGCAGCCAGTGGATTCCTTGGAAGCAAGGGGTCCGCACAGGAGCTGGAAACGAGGTCCCCTCTCCTGTCAAACACGGAGGTAAGAGAGTCACTCTGCACGTGACTCCTTTTGTGAGTTCTCCACGGAGCCCACCAGACAGCTCCAGGGAATGGCTTCTGTTGCGAAAAGGAGAGTGCAGATGGGCTCGGAAAACTGCTGCCAAGGGAGAGGCAGccgctgcctttctcccaagcttccccccccccatgcaaaaacagtgtggagggGAGACGTGTCCCCATTtttgcagcagaaatgggaaaactccccccccctgctgcccccCAACCAATTGACAGAGCTCCTCCTCTGTCAGCCTTGGTTGTCACCAGCTTGGATAATTCCCATGTCATCGGCACACGAGGCCACTACACCAGACCATTTGTGAACCAATTCAAGAGCACCGGCCCCAATACCGATCCCTGTGAGACGCCACTGCTTGCTTCCCTCCATTTCGAGAACTCTCcctttattcctactctctgctcctgtcatttaaccaatttttaatccacaaGAGTGTTGCCTGGAGCCCCCTCTCCAGCGTCTGgccatggactttctgtatggaCAAGGCTTAACTGGGTACTGAGGCCAGTatgatgcatgaagaagggaacgtcatgggactggcagggcaaccCCCTGGTCAGCACCCACAGGCCACCCTCTCTGCAAACCCTCTCTGGAGTGGCCCCAATGCTCCCAGGGATAAatgggcctgcttgccaagatgccagcccctgcGGAGATCCCCACAGGAACCAGGACCAGCagtgagagagaagagaggccaTGTTCCAGACAGcagttttaaaaggacaaattCTTCCTGTAGAGGCCGTAGCCAGCCAGTGCTGCCGTCACGAACTGTTTACACGGCGCACCTTGGATGTGCGGATACCCGAAGCAGAGACCGGGAAGCGAGGCGCCCCAGACTCTGGGAATCCCACC
The DNA window shown above is from Eublepharis macularius isolate TG4126 chromosome 3, MPM_Emac_v1.0, whole genome shotgun sequence and carries:
- the LOC129326420 gene encoding olfactory receptor 51G2-like, whose amino-acid sequence is MMHSNQTEDSPLLFILRDIPGLGSAHRWLLIPLGSMYLISFLGNSTILAVIRAGPGLHAPMYLFLCMLALADLGLSASTLPSMLSVFLLRSRAVRAEACFAQLFSIHTFAIIESAVLLAMAFDRFVAIWNPLRYASILTSSTVVKIGLAMVLRAVVLHLPLPFMLRQLRYCGAKALSHSYCIHPDVLKLACVDTHINSAYGMFVVISTLALDSVLILLSYAMILKTVLSIATWQEHLKALNTCVSHICAVLLFYTPTLSLSMVHRFGERMAPQVYLLLSYLHFLLPPVLNPVIYSVKTKEIRRRLLRTFHRKGSGSSQ